The Amycolatopsis camponoti genome segment CAGTTGGGGTTGGCGATGATCCCCTTGCGCGCTTCCTTGATGGCGTGGGGGTTGACCTCGCTGACGACCAGCGGCACGTCCGGGTCCATCCGGAACGCCGAGGAGTTGTCGATCACCGTGACGCCGGCGTCCGCGAACCGCGGCCCCTGCGCCTTCGACGTCGACCCGCCCGCGGAGAACAGCGCGATGTCCAAACCGGACGGATCCGCCTCCGCGGCGTCCTCGATCGTGATTTCGGTGTCGCGCCAAGGCAGCTTCGAACCCGCCGAGCGCGCCGAGGCGAAGTACCGGAGCTCGGCGATCGGGAACTCCCGCTCCGCCAGCAGCTTGCGCATGACCGCGCCGACCTGGCCGGTCGCGCCGACCACCCCGACCCGCAACCCTTCGGCCATCAGCGACCACTCCCCGCGTAGACCACGGCTTCCTCGTCGCCGCCGAGCTCGAACGCGTCGTGGATCGCGCGCACGGCGTCGTCCAGCTGAGCGTCGCGGATCAGCACGGAGATCCGGATTTCCGAGGTGTTGATGATTTCGATGTTCACGCCGGCGTTGGCCAGCGCTTCGCAGAACGTCGCCGTGACACCCGGGTGCGAGCGCATCCCGGCGCCGACCAGCGAGACCTTGCCGACGTGGTCGTCGTAGAGCACCGACTCGAAGCCGATCTCCGCCTTGACCTTCTCCAGCTCCTTGACGCCCGCGGCGCCGTTGGCCTTCGACAGCGTGAAGGTGATGTCGGTGCGGCCGGACACCGTGCTGGACACGTTCTGCAGCACCATGTCGATGTCGATCTCGGCGTCGGCGATCACGCGGAAGATCCGGGCCGCGGCACCGGCGTGGTCCGGCACCCCGGTGACCGTGATCTTGGCTTCGGAGCGGTCGTGCGCCACACCGGTGATCAGGGCTTGTTCCACGGGGATCTCCTCGATAGAACCGGTCACCGTCGTGCCCGGCTTGTCACTGTAGGAAGAACGGACACGGATCGGGACGCCGTAGCGGCGTGCGTACTCGACCGAACGCAGGTGCAGGATCTTCGAGCCGCTGGCGGCGAGCTCCAGCATCTCTTCGTAGGTGACGGTGTCGAGCTTCTTCGCGTCCGGCACCACTCGCGGGTCGGCCGTGTACACACCGTCCACATCGGAGTAGATCTCGCAGACGTCGGCGTTCAGCGCGGCGGCCAGCGCGACGGCGGTGGTGTCCGAGCCGCCGCGGCCCAGCGTGGTGATGTCCTTGGTGTCCTGCGCGACGCCCTGGAAGCCCGCCACCAGCGCGACGTAACCCTGTTCGAGGGCCTCGGTGACGCGGCTCGGGGTGACGTCGATGATGCGCGCGTTCCCGTGCACGGACGTCGTGACGACGCCGGCCTGCGACCCGGTGAACGACCACGCCTCGGCGCCCTGCGCGGCGATGGCCATGGCGACCAGCGAATTCGAGATGCGCTCACCGGCGGTGAGCAGCATGTCCATCTCCCGCTCCGGCGGCGCGGGGTTGACCTGCTGCGCCAGGTCGAGCAGCTCGTCGGTGGTGTCTCCCATCGCCGAGCAGACCACGACGACGTCGTTCCCCGCCTTCTTCGTGGCGACGATCCGCTCGGCTACGCGCTTGATCCGGTCGGCACTTTCCAGCGACGATCCGCCGTACTTCTGGACCACGAGGGCCACGCCCGAACCTCCTAGACGGGCCGGGTCTGCTCCCTGGTGGGCACCGAGGAGCCCCCGCGTCCCATATTTGAACTGGAGCCTACCGGGGCACCGGCGGCCCGCCACCCTCTTGACGTGGGGCGGGTGCTGCGGGCGGGTGGTGCGGAAGTAAATCTTCCGTAACACCAACGGAATGCGCGAAGCCCTTCCTCCCGAGTGATGCAGCGCACTCGATGAGTACCGTGGCGATCATGCGGAAACCAGCTGTGACGAGCGTCCCGATCGCGTCGGTGCTGGCCGAGCGGTGGAGCCCGCGGGCCCTGGACGCGTCTGCTGTGGTTTCCCCGGAGCAGGTCAGGGCGTTGCTGGAGGCGGCCCGCTGGGCGCCGTCGTTCGGCAACACCCAGCCCGCGCGCTACCTGGTGGGCGTGCGCGGGACGCCGACGTTCGACGCGATCCTGGCGACGCTGAACTCGGGCAACCGCGGGTGGGCGCACCGGGCGAGCCTGCTGCTGATCGGCGTGATGGTGACGACGAACGAGAAGGGCGCGGTGCCGTACGCGGAGTACGGGCTGGGGCTGGCTTCGGAGAACCTCGTCCTGCAGGCGGTGGAGCTGGGTCTGGTGGCGCACCAGATGGCGGGGTTTTCGGCGGACGCGGTGCGGTCGTCGTTCAGCCTTCCGGAGGACGCGGTGCCGAAGGTGGCGATCGCGGTGGGGTCACCGGCGCCGGCGGAGGTGCTCGAGGAGGACTGGCGGGTCGAGCGGGAACGGGCGGAGCGGCAGCGGCTACCCCTGGAGGAGTTCGCGTTCACCGGCCAGTGGGGCACGCCCGCCCTTTAGCCCGGCAGCACGACGGCCCGGTCACGCAGGCGGTCCCAGGCGTTGACCGGCACGGTGGTGAAGACGTCATCCACGGCGGAGAACCCGCCGGCGGCCGTCCGGATCTCGACGATCCCCGCCGCGGTGGCCGGGTCGAGGCCGCAAACCGAGGCGATCACGGCCGCCGGCGCGTTGTTGAGGTCGACCAGGCCACCGTCGTCGTAGTTCCGCGGCAGGTCGGGGCGGCCGATCCCGAGGTCCCGCGCGATGAGCGGGTCACTCGCGACCAGCTTTCGCGCTTCGGTGCGACGTTCCCGCGCCGCGAGCGCGGCGGCGAGGGCCGGGTCCGGGCCGTCGAGGCGCTCACCGGGGACGTGGCGCAGGATCTCCCGGCGCAACTTGGCCTGCTGGACGCAGGCGACCGCGACCACGGCGAGCCCGAGGACCACCGCGACCGAGGTGAGCACGTTGCCCGCGGTGCCGACCGTCTTGCCCGCGGCATCCTTGGGCGAAAGGGACATCAGCGTGGACATGACCGCGGCGGCCGCCCCGAAGACCACGGCGCGCGCGTAGAGCGACTTCCGGCCGAGCCGCACGGCGGCGTGCACGAACGGCACCCACGCGAAGAGCCCCACCGTGGCGATCGTGACGACGAAGTACCAGCGGCTTCCGACGCGGGCGACCGCACTCGGCGACGTCACGACAGGCTGTGAAACGGACATGATCAGCACCCCTTCCGGCGTGCTGATGTCGCCCGGCGGCGACAGTGCGTTACGAGGGTCCGCCGATCGTGATCACCGCGAAATCAGGAAGCTCCGCCCACCCGGCGGATGACCTTGGCGAGGATCCCCGACACCACGAGCCAGAAGATGGCCGCGATGCCGTAGTTGACCAGGACCCGCAGCTTTCCGTCACTGGGCGTGAACAGGTCGCTGAAGCCCAGCGCCAGGCTGTCGGCCCAGGACTTCACGAACGAGACGATGCCGTTGTCCGGGTTGGCCGAGCCGACCGTGAAGATCACGTGGATCACCAGCAGCGCGGCGAAGATCAATCCCACCCAGCGGACGATCGACGCCACCAGCGAGGCGACCTTGCCGCCGGTGCCGCGCCAGTCGACCGGGGCCCGGCGGGAGACCTTCGTCTCCTCGTCCGACGACGCTGCCGACGACTCTGCGTGCTCACCCATGCCCGCAGTTTCGCACGGCGACCGGCCAATTGCTACCCACAGGTAACCCCGAACGGGCATGGCCCGGCTTCCCTCACCCGGCGTTCCGTGGTTATGGTGTGGTCGTGGCGCGTGCTCTCCTGCTTCGCTGCCGCGACGGGGCCTGACCGGACCGGCTCCCCGTCGCGGGGCTTCGTGGTGCCGGTCGCACCCGTCGAGCTGGAGACACCCCCGATCCCATGAGCAAGATCCGCAAGCCTTCTCGCACCGCGCCCGCCGACCAGCCCGCTTGGAACACCCAGCGCGGCACGTCCATGCCGGTGCACCGCTACCGCCCCTGGTACGACGTCGTCGAGAACATCGACCTGCCCGACCGCACCTGGCCCGAAAAGCGCATCGACCGCGCACCGCTGTGGTGTGCCGTCGACCTGCGGGACGGCAACCAGGCCCTGATCGACCCGATGTCGCCCGCGCGCAAGCGCAAGTTCTTCGACCTGCTCGTACGCATGGGCTACAAGGAGATCGAGGTCGGCTTCCCGGCCGCGAGCCAGACCGACTTCGACTTCGTCCGCGAGATCATCGACGAAGGCGCCATCCCGGACGACGTCAGCATCCAGGTGCTGACCCAGTGCCGTCACGAGCTGATCGAGCGGACCTTCCAGGCCCTCGAAGGCGCGCCGCGCGCGATCGTCCACATCTACAACTCGACCTCGATCCTGCAGCGCCGCGTGGTCTTCCGCGAGGAGCGCGAGGGCATCAAGAAGATCGCGACGCAGGCCGCGGAACTGGTCGTCGAGCTGGCCGCCAAGCAGCCCGACACCGACTTCCGGTTCCAGTACTCGCCCGAGTCCTACACCGGCACCGAGCTGTCGTACGCGCTCGAGGTCTGCAACGCCGTCACCGAGATCTGGCAGCCGACGCCGGAGAAGCCGGTCATCCTGAACCTGCCGGCGACCGTCGAGATGGCGACGCCGAACGTCTACGCCGACTCGATCGAGTGGATGTCGCGGAACCTGGAGCGCCGTGACTCGGTGATCCTGTCGCTGCACCCGCACAACGACCGCGGCACCGGCATCGCCGCCGCCGAGCTGGGCTACCAGGCCGGCGCCGACCGGATCGAAGGCTGCCTGTTCGGCAACGGCGAGCGCACCGGCAACGTCGACCTGGTCGCGCTGGGCATGAACCTCTACAGCCAGGGCATCGACCCGCAGATCGACTTCTCCGACATGGACGAGATCAAGCGGACCGTCGAGTACTGCAACCAGCTGCCGGTCCCGGAGCGCTCGCCGTGGGGCGGCGACCTGGTCTTCACGGCCTTCTCCGGCTCGCACCAGGACGCCATCAACAAGGGCCTGGACGCGCTGAAGGACGCCGCCGACAAGCAGGGCGTGCCGCTGGACGAGTACCCGTGGGAGGTCCCGTACCTGCCGATCGACCCGAAGGACGTCGGCCGCACGTACGAGGCCGTCATCCGCGTGAACTCGCAGTCCGGCAAGGGCGGCGTCGCCTACATCATGAAGGCCGAGCACCAGCTCGACCTGCCGCGGCGCCTGCAGATCGAGTTCTCGAAGGTCATCCAGCGCTACACCGACTCCGAGGGCGGAGAGGTCGACCCGACGACGATGTACAACGCCTTCTCGGCCGAGTACCTGGAGCTGAAGACGCCGCTGGAGCTGGTCCGCCAGCACGTGCGCGACAACGGTGACGGCGAGTACGACATCACCGCGACCGTGAAGGTGGAAGGCGACGAGCACGAGGTCACCGGCCGCGGCAACGGCCCGATCGCGGCGTTCTTCGACGCGCTGTCGACCGTCGGCTTCGACCTGCGTCTCCTGGACTACTCCGAGCACACGCTCTCGCCGGGTGACGACGCGCGCGCCGCGTCGTACATCGAGTGCGCGATCTCGGACCGGGTGTTCTGGGGCATCGGCATCGACGCGTCGATCGTCACGGCGTCGCTGCGCGCGGTCGTCTCGGCGGTGAACCGCGCCAACCGCTGAACCTGTGGGCCGCCTGTCGGGTTCCTGTGAGTACCCCTTGATCAGGAGTTTTCCGGGACCGGCAGGCGGTTAATGGAAGTGTGGACGGAACGACGGCGGGCCTGCTGGTGCTGTTCGTCGTCTCGCTGGTGCCCCTGCTGCCCACCGAGGTGACGCTCCTCGGCATGGGCGTCGCGGCGGCGCAGGGCGGGACGTCGCTGGCCCTGGTGATCGCCGTCGCCTCGGCCGGGTGCCTGGTTTCCGACCAGGCGCTCTACGCCCTCGGCCGGTTCGGTGGCCGGGCGGCGCTGGACCGGCTGAGCCGGCGGCGGAAGATCGCCGCCGGCATCGGCTGGCTCGACGGACGCCTGCAGCGCCACCCGAGGCCGGTGCTGGTGATCGCCCGCTGGCTCCCGTCGGGCGGGACGGTCGGTGCCCTGCTCGCCGGATCGCTCCGGTGGCCGGTCGCGGAGTTCTTCACCGCGTCGGCCGTCGGCGTCACGCTCTGGACGTCGTACGTGGCCTTCCTCGGTTACGCGGGCGGCCGGATCATCACCGAACCCGGGATCAGCATGCTGCTCTCCCTCGGCGTCGCCCTGATCCTGGGTTCGGTGATCACCTACGGCGCGAAGCGGTCGGCTAAAGCGATTTGAGGATCTCCGCCGGCTCGGTCCGCGTGACGAAGTCCGGGTGGACGTCGACGAACCGCAGTGCCCGGTCCTGATCCACCACGACGACCGCCGGGTGGACCAGCTCCCACGTGCCGTTGAACTGCTCAAGGTCCGTGCCGAGCGTCTGCATGGCTTCGCGCACGGGCGCGGAAACCGGGTAGCTCAGCCCGAGTCCGCGGGCGACGGTGCTGCCGACGTCCGACAGCACCGGGAACTCGAGGTCCGCGAAGGGCCCGTCCGGCTTCTGGGGGCTGATCGCGGCGAGGGTCACGTTCCTCGCTGTCAGCTCGGGCAGGAGTTCCTGCTGGTAGGTGCGCAGGGTCAGGTTGCAGTACGGGCACCACTGGCCGCGGTAGAAGACGAGCACCGCCGGCCCGTCGGCGACGAGGTGGCTCAGGCTCACCAGCGTGCCGTCGGCCCCGGGCAGCGTGAAGTCTTCGATCTTGTCGCCCGCCTCGGCGAACTTCGTCCCGGTCGCCCGGCGCCGGTCCGCTTCGAGGACCTCGAAGATCTCCGGCGGCAGCGCGCCGCGGGCCTTCGCGTTGACGTCGGTCAGGGCGTCGTTGAGCGTCATGGATCCCCCTGGTTCAGTTGTACTGATCGGTACAGTGGACCGAACTGTACTATTCGGTACATGGATGCGCAAGCGGCCGCCACGACCCCGCGCGGCAAGCGGACGCGGGACGCGATCGTCGACGCCGCGGCCCAGCTGATGTACGTCGACGGCGTCGCGGGCACGAGCGTCGACAAGGTGCTCGCCGCCAGCGGGGCCGGGAAATCGCAGATGTACCACTACTTCAAGAACAAGGAACAGCTGGTCGGGGCCGTGATCGACCGGTACCTCGAGCAGATCCTCGGCAATCAGCCGGCGATCTTCACGCTGTCCTCCTGGGCCGATCTTGAGACGTGGACCGAGCAGCTGCTGGACGTCCACCGCCGCGCCGGCGCGCCGATCGCGTGCCCACTGGGCAACCTCGCCGGGGAAGTCGGGGACAACCCGAAGCTGGCGCCGCTGGTCGACCAGGCCTACCGGACGTGGGAGTCCCACCTGGAGCGCGGACTGAAGACGTTGCAGGAGAAGGGAGAGCTGGCTCCCGACGCCGATCCGGCGCGGCTGGCGCAGGCGGCGATGACGTCCGTCCAAGGTGGACTGCTGCTGGCCCACATCCGGCACGACCTCACCGCGCTGGAGGACGCGCTGGGCATCGCGCTCGCCCACCTGCGCGGCTTCAGGCGGTGAGCTGGGCGATCTCCGCGCGCAGTTCGTCGATCACCTTGGCCACGGCCGGACGCTGCAGCGCGCCGACCCGGCAGACCGCCTCCACCAGCCGGGCGGCGCGGATCCCCGCCAATGGCTTGCTGACCAGGCCGCTGCCGCGGCGGGTGTCGATCGTGTAGCGCGGGACCAGCGCGATCCCGTGGCCCGCCGCGACGAGCCGCTCGGTGATGCGGAAGTCGTTGATCCGCTGCACCACCACCGGCCGGACGCCGGTGCGGACGGTCAGCGAGCGCAGCACGTCGTCCACCGGGAAGCCGTGGTCGACGCCGATCCAGCGTTCGTCGGCCAGCTCCGCCAGGTCCACCCGCCGCTTGGCCGCCAGCCGGTGCCCGGCGGGGAGCGCGACGTCGAGCGGCTCCCGCAGCAGCGGCACGACGTCCAGGCGGCCGGAGTCGAACTCCGGCGCGTGCTCGTCCCGGTGCGCGACGACGATGTCGTAGTCCGCGACCAGGCCGGGCACCTCGGGTGGCGTCATGTCGACGTCGCGGACGTCGACCTCCAGGCCCTCGTACTCCGCGACGCGGGTCAGCAGGCCGGGCA includes the following:
- a CDS encoding aspartate kinase, yielding MALVVQKYGGSSLESADRIKRVAERIVATKKAGNDVVVVCSAMGDTTDELLDLAQQVNPAPPEREMDMLLTAGERISNSLVAMAIAAQGAEAWSFTGSQAGVVTTSVHGNARIIDVTPSRVTEALEQGYVALVAGFQGVAQDTKDITTLGRGGSDTTAVALAAALNADVCEIYSDVDGVYTADPRVVPDAKKLDTVTYEEMLELAASGSKILHLRSVEYARRYGVPIRVRSSYSDKPGTTVTGSIEEIPVEQALITGVAHDRSEAKITVTGVPDHAGAAARIFRVIADAEIDIDMVLQNVSSTVSGRTDITFTLSKANGAAGVKELEKVKAEIGFESVLYDDHVGKVSLVGAGMRSHPGVTATFCEALANAGVNIEIINTSEIRISVLIRDAQLDDAVRAIHDAFELGGDEEAVVYAGSGR
- a CDS encoding nitroreductase family protein, whose translation is MRKPAVTSVPIASVLAERWSPRALDASAVVSPEQVRALLEAARWAPSFGNTQPARYLVGVRGTPTFDAILATLNSGNRGWAHRASLLLIGVMVTTNEKGAVPYAEYGLGLASENLVLQAVELGLVAHQMAGFSADAVRSSFSLPEDAVPKVAIAVGSPAPAEVLEEDWRVERERAERQRLPLEEFAFTGQWGTPAL
- a CDS encoding ComEA family DNA-binding protein, producing the protein MSVSQPVVTSPSAVARVGSRWYFVVTIATVGLFAWVPFVHAAVRLGRKSLYARAVVFGAAAAVMSTLMSLSPKDAAGKTVGTAGNVLTSVAVVLGLAVVAVACVQQAKLRREILRHVPGERLDGPDPALAAALAARERRTEARKLVASDPLIARDLGIGRPDLPRNYDDGGLVDLNNAPAAVIASVCGLDPATAAGIVEIRTAAGGFSAVDDVFTTVPVNAWDRLRDRAVVLPG
- the leuA gene encoding 2-isopropylmalate synthase gives rise to the protein MSKIRKPSRTAPADQPAWNTQRGTSMPVHRYRPWYDVVENIDLPDRTWPEKRIDRAPLWCAVDLRDGNQALIDPMSPARKRKFFDLLVRMGYKEIEVGFPAASQTDFDFVREIIDEGAIPDDVSIQVLTQCRHELIERTFQALEGAPRAIVHIYNSTSILQRRVVFREEREGIKKIATQAAELVVELAAKQPDTDFRFQYSPESYTGTELSYALEVCNAVTEIWQPTPEKPVILNLPATVEMATPNVYADSIEWMSRNLERRDSVILSLHPHNDRGTGIAAAELGYQAGADRIEGCLFGNGERTGNVDLVALGMNLYSQGIDPQIDFSDMDEIKRTVEYCNQLPVPERSPWGGDLVFTAFSGSHQDAINKGLDALKDAADKQGVPLDEYPWEVPYLPIDPKDVGRTYEAVIRVNSQSGKGGVAYIMKAEHQLDLPRRLQIEFSKVIQRYTDSEGGEVDPTTMYNAFSAEYLELKTPLELVRQHVRDNGDGEYDITATVKVEGDEHEVTGRGNGPIAAFFDALSTVGFDLRLLDYSEHTLSPGDDARAASYIECAISDRVFWGIGIDASIVTASLRAVVSAVNRANR
- a CDS encoding DedA family protein, which encodes MDGTTAGLLVLFVVSLVPLLPTEVTLLGMGVAAAQGGTSLALVIAVASAGCLVSDQALYALGRFGGRAALDRLSRRRKIAAGIGWLDGRLQRHPRPVLVIARWLPSGGTVGALLAGSLRWPVAEFFTASAVGVTLWTSYVAFLGYAGGRIITEPGISMLLSLGVALILGSVITYGAKRSAKAI
- a CDS encoding peroxiredoxin-like family protein codes for the protein MTLNDALTDVNAKARGALPPEIFEVLEADRRRATGTKFAEAGDKIEDFTLPGADGTLVSLSHLVADGPAVLVFYRGQWCPYCNLTLRTYQQELLPELTARNVTLAAISPQKPDGPFADLEFPVLSDVGSTVARGLGLSYPVSAPVREAMQTLGTDLEQFNGTWELVHPAVVVVDQDRALRFVDVHPDFVTRTEPAEILKSL
- a CDS encoding TetR/AcrR family transcriptional regulator, translating into MDAQAAATTPRGKRTRDAIVDAAAQLMYVDGVAGTSVDKVLAASGAGKSQMYHYFKNKEQLVGAVIDRYLEQILGNQPAIFTLSSWADLETWTEQLLDVHRRAGAPIACPLGNLAGEVGDNPKLAPLVDQAYRTWESHLERGLKTLQEKGELAPDADPARLAQAAMTSVQGGLLLAHIRHDLTALEDALGIALAHLRGFRR
- a CDS encoding LysR family transcriptional regulator is translated as MDLGRLRTLREFADRGSVTAAARALHCTPSAVSQQLRALQGEVGLPLTEPAGRGLRLTDAGRALVARADEVLAALDRAESELDTYRSAPRGRVRIAIFQSAGLMLLPGLLTRVAEYEGLEVDVRDVDMTPPEVPGLVADYDIVVAHRDEHAPEFDSGRLDVVPLLREPLDVALPAGHRLAAKRRVDLAELADERWIGVDHGFPVDDVLRSLTVRTGVRPVVVQRINDFRITERLVAAGHGIALVPRYTIDTRRGSGLVSKPLAGIRAARLVEAVCRVGALQRPAVAKVIDELRAEIAQLTA